A genomic region of Mycolicibacterium poriferae contains the following coding sequences:
- a CDS encoding nucleoside deaminase, with the protein MTDAELIRLALDAATGAGPRDVPIGAVVVAADGTELARAANAREALGDPTAHAEILALRAAAAVHGDGWRLEGATLAVTVEPCTMCAGALVMARVARVVFGAWEPKTGAVGSLWDVVRDRRLTHRPEVRGGVLADECAAPLEQFFAAQR; encoded by the coding sequence GTGACCGACGCGGAGCTGATCCGGCTCGCGCTCGACGCCGCGACCGGAGCCGGTCCGCGTGACGTGCCGATCGGGGCGGTGGTCGTCGCCGCCGACGGCACCGAGTTGGCGCGCGCGGCCAACGCCCGTGAGGCCCTCGGTGACCCCACCGCGCACGCCGAGATCCTGGCTTTGCGGGCCGCGGCCGCGGTGCACGGTGACGGCTGGCGGCTGGAGGGTGCGACGTTGGCGGTGACGGTGGAGCCGTGCACGATGTGCGCCGGCGCGCTGGTGATGGCGCGGGTGGCGCGGGTGGTGTTCGGGGCGTGGGAGCCGAAGACCGGTGCGGTCGGGTCGCTGTGGGACGTGGTGCGCGACCGGCGGCTGACCCATCGCCCGGAGGTGCGCGGTGGCGTGCTGGCCGACGAGTGTGCGGCCCCGCTCGAGCAGTTCTTCGCTGCCCAGCGCTGA